The Euphorbia lathyris chromosome 8, ddEupLath1.1, whole genome shotgun sequence genome has a window encoding:
- the LOC136203090 gene encoding uncharacterized protein, with protein MADAMRSARPMGEIEHMAKPDIGGYWSAKYGAQGSFENESIINDLDEALGQVGEVQRSQNQIPGSIHAQKGKTELLMMYTHIRAIGAELLQNVADKATIEKLEKDVADDNAHIASVNANLASATAALVLRDAEIGKLKEKIATDAKNHEDAVGEAEYMAGEQAFYYGELLMAYFSLAHPEIDFTDPQFVVPEPEDLAKYDKMADAKEYIREYVRRWMKGPMEESKPSATIPVVELEEVPPKAGEESVIDTILPLGPTSSVKKEVPLVGISEAVEKEAFQASAASEDNVKEDAPIIT; from the exons atggcggatgccatgaggtccgccaggCCCATGGGAGAGATAGAACAT atggcgaagcctgatataggcggatactggtccgccaagtatggCGCTCAAGGATCTTTTGAGAATGAGTCCATCATAAATGACCTGGATGAAGCCCTTGGTCAAgtgggcgaagtgcaaaggAGTCAGAATCAaattcctggttccattcatgcgcaaaaggggaaaacagAGCTCCTTATG ATGTATACTCACATACGTGCTATAGGGGCCGAGCTCCTTCAAAATGTGGCGGACAAGGCAACCATTGAAAAGCTAGAAAAAGATGTAGCGGATGACAATGCGCACATTGCTTCTGTTAATGCGAACCTTGCCTCTGCCACTGCCGCCTTAGTCCTCAGAGATGCGGAGATTGGGAAGCTGAAGGAGAAGATCGCGACAGACGCCAAGAATCATGAGGACGCTGTAGGCGAAGCTGAATATATggcgggtgagcaagccttctactatggcgaactgctcatggcgtacttctctctggcgcatcccgagatcgatttcacagatcctcAGTTcgtcgtccccgaaccagaagacCTAGCCAAATATGACAAGATGGCGGACGCCAAGGAATACATTCGCGaatatgttcggagatggatgaagggacctatggaagaaagcaaaccttccGCTACTATCCCCGtagtggagcttgaggaagtgccccccaaggcgggtgaagaaTCGGTCATTGATACCATTCTTCCTCTTGGTCCCACATCCTCCGTGAAAAAGGAGGTACCTTTGGTTGGCATATCTGaggctgtggagaaggaggcttTCCAGGCAAGTGCCGCAAGCGAGGATAATGtgaaggaggatgctcctattatCACTTAG
- the LOC136203089 gene encoding uncharacterized protein: MFRSSSSSSRSTSELFNLTSSPEIEVDFSWTTSSSENSSSSEDTINSDLAGFSDSACNRYSTRSTGHPALFTSVSGTALAIKARCFPGTMASSSIPPRKKNLRAESTPSRMSAVDLADLANRYPWINNYETQLAAAHQRPSCPPRGFLTVYYSHVERGFRLPLPKMMADILSYFDITASQLHPNGWLDIALDCYLASNLGVVYTGRVFRAFHKPSQRKSESYLTFAKFGAYSPFSDKMSNVHCWDEKFFYVKIKEGESLGFPSFWNPKPLHMADDMRILTDSDEVVAELMKKIKVDAWTYADALAFMMSDIPLIRREGDQFIYSKITQFDQEKRRKFLEAEARRKDQAANP; the protein is encoded by the exons atgtttagaagttcgtcttcatcttctagatcaacttcggaactttttaatttgacctcttCTCCCGAAATAGAAgtcgattttagttggaccacttcatcatcggagaactcttcttcctccgaggacacgattaactctgatttagctgggtttagtgactcggcgtgtaatcgatACTCAACTCGTTCCACCGGACATCCAGCTCTTTTTACTTCTGTCTCCGGTACTGCTCTGGCCATTAAGGCTAGGTGTtttccggggacaatggcctcttcttccaTCCCGCCTAGGAAAAAGAATCttcgagcggagtctactccgtctcgtatgagtgcggTGGATCTAGCGGATTTGGCGAATCGCTATCCttggatcaataattatgagactcagttagccgcagcccatcaacgaccttcctgtccgcctagaGGTTTTCTCACCGTGTATTATAGTCACGTGGAGAGGGgtttccgacttcctcttccaaagatgatggcggacatcctctcttacTTTGATATTACAGCCAGCCAACTACATCCTaacggttggttggatattgctttagactgctacctcgcctcaaatttaggagtggtatatacgggtcgtgtttttagagctttccataaaccctcgcaacggaagtccgaatcctatctcactttcgccaaattcgggGCATATTCGCCatttagtgacaaaatgtcaaatgtccattgctgggatgagaaattcttctacgtgaagataaaggagggcgaatctctaggttttccctcgttttggaatcccaaACCTTTACACATGGCGGacgatatgcgaatattgaccgatagtgatgaagtggtggcggagctcatgaagaagatcaaggtggatgcatggacatacgcagacgctttagccttcatgatgagcgatattccgttgattcgccgagagggggatcaattcatttactccaagattacgcaatttgaccaag agaagcgtaggaagtttttAGAGGCTGAAGCACGCAGGAAAGATCAAGCGGCGAATCCTTAA